A DNA window from Streptomyces sp. CA-278952 contains the following coding sequences:
- a CDS encoding carbohydrate ABC transporter permease, with amino-acid sequence MSTQTATPDAPPAPTPPRRAGRRSAPPPDRRGRGITSRVMVNGVLAVVAVYTLMPLTWLLIASTKSYRDLFATNPFSLGDFQFLANLNALLDYNDGVFVRWLLNSLLYTVVASGLSTLISVACGYAFDKYAFRGRERWFGVVLVGVLIPSTVVQLPLYLMASELGLVNTYWAVLIPSLVNPFGVYLARVFSEGYVPGEVLEAARMDGAGEVRTFTKVALPMLAPGFVTIFLFSFTASWNNFYGALMMLNDDRLYPVNLGLYMWNQNVYQQPELYPLVIIGSLVAVVPLIVAFLCLQRFWRSGLTAGAVK; translated from the coding sequence ATGAGCACCCAGACAGCCACCCCCGACGCACCGCCCGCGCCGACGCCGCCCCGCCGCGCCGGACGCCGTTCCGCCCCGCCGCCCGACCGCCGGGGCCGGGGGATCACCTCCCGCGTCATGGTCAACGGGGTCCTCGCCGTCGTCGCCGTCTACACCCTGATGCCGCTGACCTGGCTCCTCATCGCCTCCACCAAGAGCTACCGGGACCTGTTCGCCACCAACCCGTTCAGCCTCGGCGACTTCCAGTTCCTGGCCAATCTGAACGCCCTCCTCGACTACAACGACGGGGTCTTCGTCCGCTGGCTGCTCAACAGCCTCCTGTACACCGTCGTCGCCTCCGGACTCTCCACCCTCATCTCGGTGGCGTGCGGCTACGCCTTCGACAAGTACGCCTTCCGCGGCCGGGAGAGGTGGTTCGGAGTCGTCCTCGTCGGCGTCCTCATCCCCTCGACCGTCGTCCAGCTCCCGCTCTACCTGATGGCCTCCGAGCTGGGCCTCGTCAACACCTACTGGGCCGTCCTGATCCCCAGCCTGGTGAACCCGTTCGGCGTCTACCTGGCCCGCGTCTTCTCCGAGGGGTACGTACCGGGCGAGGTCCTGGAAGCGGCCCGGATGGACGGGGCGGGAGAGGTGCGGACCTTCACCAAGGTCGCCCTGCCGATGCTGGCGCCCGGCTTCGTGACCATCTTCCTGTTCTCCTTCACCGCGAGCTGGAACAACTTCTACGGCGCGCTCATGATGCTCAACGACGACCGGCTCTACCCGGTCAACCTGGGCCTGTACATGTGGAACCAGAACGTCTACCAGCAGCCGGAGCTCTACCCGCTGGTCATCATCGGCTCGCTCGTCGCCGTCGTCCCCCTGATCGTCGCCTTCCTCTGCCTCCAGCGCTTCTGGCGCTCGGGCCTCACCGCAGGAGCCGTCAAGTGA
- a CDS encoding carbohydrate ABC transporter permease, with protein sequence MAAPLARPAKTPAPPAAPPPTGPAGPAGPAVSAGPGKPGGPGTRRGQRRAVALFTIPFFALFTAVTVLPMLYAAWMSLYREESSGLGFGGTERVFAGFGNFTEALGNEAFLRSFGNIALYCALYIPAMVGGALILALLVDSTMARARRFFQIAYFLPHAVPGLIASLIWLYLYTPGLSPITDALDALGAQWNFFGQDEAIFSVVNISAWQWTGYNMIIFYAGLQAVPREVLEAATVDGAGALRTALQVKIPMIRPTVVLTLLFTCVGAIQLFDAPKLVQLRANTMGEDWSPTMFIYTAAFKGHDYGLAAASSLLLALVAGLLSFVVTKLGNRWKAS encoded by the coding sequence GTGGCAGCCCCACTCGCCCGGCCGGCCAAGACCCCGGCGCCCCCGGCCGCGCCGCCGCCCACGGGGCCCGCAGGTCCCGCCGGCCCGGCCGTTTCCGCCGGACCGGGAAAGCCGGGCGGCCCCGGCACCCGACGCGGACAGCGCCGGGCGGTCGCCCTGTTCACGATCCCGTTCTTCGCACTGTTCACCGCCGTCACGGTCCTGCCGATGCTCTACGCGGCCTGGATGAGCCTCTACCGCGAGGAGTCCTCCGGCCTGGGATTCGGCGGCACCGAGCGCGTCTTCGCCGGATTCGGCAACTTCACCGAAGCCCTGGGCAACGAGGCGTTCCTCCGCTCGTTCGGGAACATCGCGCTCTACTGCGCGCTCTACATCCCCGCGATGGTCGGCGGAGCGCTCATCCTGGCCCTGCTCGTCGACTCGACCATGGCGCGGGCCCGGCGCTTCTTCCAGATCGCCTACTTCCTGCCGCACGCGGTACCCGGCCTGATCGCCTCGCTGATCTGGCTCTACCTCTACACCCCGGGCCTCAGCCCGATCACCGACGCCCTCGACGCGCTCGGCGCCCAGTGGAACTTCTTCGGCCAGGACGAGGCGATTTTCTCGGTCGTCAACATCTCCGCCTGGCAGTGGACCGGCTACAACATGATCATCTTTTACGCCGGTCTCCAGGCCGTTCCCCGCGAGGTCCTGGAAGCGGCGACCGTCGACGGAGCCGGAGCCCTGCGTACCGCCCTCCAGGTCAAGATCCCCATGATCCGGCCCACCGTCGTCCTGACCCTGCTGTTCACGTGCGTCGGCGCCATCCAGCTCTTCGACGCCCCCAAACTCGTACAGCTGCGCGCCAACACCATGGGCGAGGACTGGTCGCCGACCATGTTCATCTACACCGCGGCCTTCAAGGGCCACGACTACGGCCTGGCCGCCGCGAGCTCCCTCCTGCTCGCCCTCGTCGCCGGCCTCCTGTCCTTCGTCGTCACCAAACTGGGCAACCGGTGGAAGGCCTCATGA
- a CDS encoding ABC transporter substrate-binding protein gives MPCNARTSRLALAASAASLALLVTACGGGSGSDASGPGDGKPVTLTFWSSALGAEETADAFNKTQTGIKVTFSMVPAGPEGVTKLSNAVKGGNAPDVATMDYSALPEYASEGNLVNLTPTSGELVKKEFPEAVQSLVNLGGSTWAVPFDVTPIQLFYRKDLFKKHGVEVPTTWAEYRTAAEKIQRADPDVAITNFGGGDPALLSGLAWQAGARWYGTNGDAWKVNIDDPASRKVAAYWDDLLGDGLASKTPLWGEGEAKERSTGKVATVIGAAWSAGTFPVSYPDSKGKWGIAPLPTWDGKPSTGMYGGTSYIVPKGSEHTEAAAEFIKWVTTDPAAMTARLSSLEAPSSALPANEGMRAAAAKEFDTSYFAGQDVYAMAGEAADTIVPGWTWGPVQQQVVSAQMAAGSDHTKMLSSGQAKGERAVTDRGLKLDK, from the coding sequence ATGCCCTGTAACGCCCGCACGTCCCGCCTCGCCCTCGCGGCGTCCGCCGCCTCACTCGCCCTGCTCGTCACCGCCTGCGGCGGTGGGTCGGGGTCGGACGCCTCGGGTCCCGGCGACGGCAAGCCCGTCACCCTCACCTTCTGGTCGTCCGCACTGGGCGCCGAGGAGACGGCCGACGCGTTCAACAAGACGCAGACCGGCATCAAGGTCACATTCTCCATGGTGCCCGCGGGGCCCGAGGGCGTCACCAAGCTGTCCAACGCGGTCAAGGGCGGCAACGCCCCCGACGTGGCCACCATGGACTACTCCGCCCTGCCCGAGTACGCCAGCGAGGGCAACCTGGTGAACCTCACGCCCACCTCCGGAGAGCTGGTGAAGAAGGAGTTCCCCGAAGCGGTCCAGTCCCTGGTCAACCTGGGCGGCTCCACCTGGGCGGTCCCGTTCGACGTCACGCCCATCCAGCTCTTCTACCGCAAGGACCTGTTCAAGAAGCACGGCGTCGAGGTGCCGACGACCTGGGCCGAATACCGTACGGCCGCCGAGAAGATCCAGCGGGCCGACCCCGATGTCGCCATCACCAACTTCGGCGGCGGCGACCCCGCCCTGCTCTCCGGCCTCGCCTGGCAGGCCGGCGCCCGGTGGTACGGCACCAACGGCGACGCCTGGAAGGTGAACATCGACGACCCGGCCTCCCGCAAGGTCGCCGCCTACTGGGACGACCTCCTTGGCGACGGCCTCGCATCGAAGACCCCGCTCTGGGGCGAGGGCGAGGCCAAGGAGCGCTCCACCGGCAAGGTCGCCACCGTGATCGGCGCCGCCTGGAGCGCCGGGACCTTCCCCGTCAGCTACCCCGACAGCAAAGGCAAGTGGGGCATAGCCCCCCTGCCGACCTGGGACGGCAAGCCGAGCACCGGTATGTACGGCGGAACCTCCTACATCGTGCCCAAGGGCAGCGAACACACCGAGGCGGCCGCCGAGTTCATCAAGTGGGTCACCACCGACCCCGCGGCCATGACCGCCCGCCTCAGCTCCCTCGAGGCCCCCAGCAGCGCCCTGCCCGCCAACGAGGGCATGCGCGCCGCGGCGGCGAAGGAGTTCGACACCTCCTACTTCGCCGGCCAGGACGTCTACGCCATGGCCGGCGAGGCCGCCGACACCATCGTGCCCGGCTGGACCTGGGGCCCGGTGCAGCAGCAGGTCGTCTCGGCGCAGATGGCCGCGGGCAGCGACCACACGAAGATGCTCAGCTCCGGTCAGGCGAAGGGCGAGAGAGCGGTCACCGATCGCGGTCTGAAACTCGACAAGTAG
- a CDS encoding substrate-binding domain-containing protein → MRLHVDQRHERVLELVRERGSLRVAELAEELGMSAVTLRRDVEALAAQGLVERLHGAVVWPTGQSRPAPVAAPPAEGLVVGMVVPTTDYYYADVVRGARQTVEAAGARLTIGLSRYLPDEDAAQARRLLSTGADGLLLTPSWERGCPEQGEGLWAAEQKVPVVLVERSAPLGHPAAGLDRVRSDHAHGAAEAVAHLAGLGHRAIALAVQDSPTAPRLRVGYRAAVEALGLTRVSAAPLDDAPSRSEAKRFERTLEYLCEAVASGNVTAAIVHSDADAIVLIPRLQARGVRVPEDLAVIAYDDEVAGLADLPLTAVAPDKHAVGAAAARLLLDRLGVTEPGATDPRAGEAGRSSAARRHLDILPSLRIRVSCGAVAAAP, encoded by the coding sequence ATGCGACTGCACGTCGATCAGCGCCACGAGCGGGTGCTCGAGCTCGTCCGCGAGCGCGGCAGCCTGCGCGTCGCCGAACTCGCCGAGGAGCTCGGCATGTCCGCTGTCACCCTGCGCCGGGACGTCGAGGCGCTGGCCGCGCAGGGCCTGGTGGAGCGGCTGCACGGCGCGGTGGTGTGGCCCACCGGGCAGTCCCGCCCCGCCCCCGTCGCCGCGCCCCCCGCCGAAGGGCTGGTGGTGGGCATGGTGGTGCCGACCACCGACTACTACTACGCGGACGTCGTGCGCGGCGCCCGGCAGACCGTCGAGGCCGCCGGCGCCCGCCTGACGATCGGGCTCTCCCGCTATCTCCCCGACGAGGACGCCGCCCAGGCCCGCCGGCTGCTGTCCACCGGTGCCGACGGCCTCCTGCTGACGCCCAGCTGGGAGCGCGGCTGTCCGGAGCAGGGCGAGGGGCTGTGGGCGGCGGAGCAGAAGGTCCCGGTCGTCCTGGTGGAACGCTCGGCGCCCCTCGGCCATCCGGCGGCGGGCCTGGACCGGGTGCGCTCGGACCATGCGCACGGCGCCGCCGAAGCGGTGGCGCATCTGGCCGGGCTCGGGCACCGGGCGATCGCGCTCGCCGTGCAGGACAGCCCGACCGCTCCCCGGCTCCGGGTCGGATACCGGGCCGCCGTGGAGGCGTTGGGGCTGACCCGGGTGTCGGCCGCGCCGCTGGACGACGCCCCCTCGCGGTCGGAGGCGAAGCGTTTCGAGCGGACCCTGGAGTACCTGTGCGAGGCGGTGGCGAGCGGCAACGTGACCGCCGCGATCGTGCACAGCGACGCGGACGCGATCGTGCTCATCCCGCGGCTCCAGGCCCGGGGCGTGCGGGTGCCCGAGGACCTCGCGGTGATCGCGTACGACGACGAGGTCGCCGGCCTCGCCGATCTGCCGCTCACCGCCGTGGCCCCGGACAAGCACGCCGTGGGGGCCGCCGCCGCCCGGCTCCTGCTGGACCGCCTGGGTGTGACGGAGCCCGGCGCGACGGATCCGAGGGCGGGCGAGGCGGGCCGGAGCTCCGCCGCCCGCAGGCACCTGGACATCCTGCCCAGCCTGCGGATCCGGGTCTCCTGCGGGGCGGTCGCCGCCGCCCCCTGA
- a CDS encoding polysaccharide lyase 8 family protein — protein sequence MTSAWSRRTFLATSAALSAAGGGALMLATPGAAATPEDDPYVALRTTWSALILGEEFSPTAEPFKSRLAELGAKASRLLETMAPAEGSLWPDAVFADPDPDTDAESYVLSGRMADSFIRLNTLAQAYRQHGTGLTGNAGLRDAVLTGLEHLNTQVYNDGRVRYGNWYSWQIGAPQALLDVCVLMYDAIAPERLTRYCAAVDHFVPDSAVASYTGTSTGANRVDLCRVLALRGVVGGSAAKIALARDALSPVFPLVTRGDGLYADGSFIQHTTVPYTGSYGSVMLGGLGLLFALLKGTAWEVTDPKRQVVFDAVENAWAPFLFNGLVMDAVAGRAISRGEVDDHRRGHPILASVVLLGRGASAAENSRWRGLVKGWAQRDYYSPPLSNPSLGLTALARIKDVLDDTSLTPVPEPEGHRLFPDMARATHRRPGWAASLSMADRRITYYEAGNGENLRGWHTGSGMLYWWGDAFANGQYSDAFWPTVDPYRLPGTTASRKVLADGAGGDWGISLPDVNWVGGVTDKKRAAVGQYLKGLSSTLMAKKSWFFLDDTVVCLGAGIHGRDGAAVETTVDNRNLGPTGNAPFTVDGSVKPLTFPWSATLTGASWAHLAGHGGYVFPGGATVKALREDRTGRWRDINRAGSTDPVSRKYLTLWFDHGQDPSDATYAYQLLPGASEQRTAARAADSGWLRVLANTDDQQGVAVDRLGLTAVNFWFGGSVGPLVADAPCSVMVTEHADGTATVCVSDPMRMRTSLTLTWNRAVVSVVSKPATVASATTGASLRLVFGDLSGTRGATQTVKVRLS from the coding sequence ATGACTTCTGCCTGGTCCCGCCGTACCTTCCTGGCCACCTCAGCGGCGCTCTCCGCCGCCGGCGGCGGAGCGCTGATGCTCGCCACGCCCGGCGCCGCCGCCACCCCCGAGGACGATCCGTACGTAGCACTCCGCACCACCTGGAGCGCGCTGATCCTCGGCGAGGAGTTCAGCCCGACCGCCGAACCCTTCAAGAGCCGACTGGCCGAGCTCGGCGCGAAGGCCTCGCGCCTGCTGGAGACCATGGCGCCGGCGGAGGGCTCGCTCTGGCCCGACGCGGTGTTCGCCGATCCGGACCCGGACACGGACGCCGAGTCGTACGTCCTCTCGGGACGGATGGCCGACAGCTTCATCCGCCTGAACACCCTGGCCCAGGCCTACCGCCAGCACGGCACCGGCCTGACCGGGAACGCGGGGCTGCGCGATGCGGTGCTCACCGGCCTGGAGCACCTCAACACCCAGGTCTACAACGACGGCCGAGTCCGGTACGGAAACTGGTACAGCTGGCAGATCGGCGCGCCGCAGGCCCTGCTGGACGTGTGCGTGCTGATGTACGACGCCATCGCCCCGGAGCGGCTCACGCGCTACTGCGCCGCCGTCGACCACTTCGTACCGGACTCGGCGGTCGCCTCGTACACCGGGACCAGCACCGGCGCGAACCGGGTCGACCTGTGCCGGGTCCTGGCCCTGCGCGGGGTCGTCGGAGGAAGCGCGGCGAAGATCGCGCTGGCCCGGGACGCCCTCTCCCCCGTCTTCCCCCTGGTGACCAGGGGCGACGGCCTGTACGCCGACGGCTCGTTCATCCAGCACACCACCGTCCCGTACACCGGCAGCTACGGATCGGTGATGCTCGGCGGGCTCGGCCTGCTGTTCGCGCTGCTCAAGGGGACCGCCTGGGAGGTCACCGACCCTAAGCGGCAGGTGGTGTTCGACGCGGTGGAGAACGCGTGGGCCCCGTTCCTCTTCAACGGCCTCGTCATGGACGCCGTCGCCGGGCGTGCCATCAGCCGGGGCGAGGTCGACGACCACCGGCGCGGACACCCGATCCTCGCCTCCGTCGTGCTGCTGGGCCGTGGCGCGTCGGCCGCCGAGAACAGCCGGTGGCGGGGGCTCGTCAAGGGCTGGGCGCAGCGCGACTACTACAGCCCGCCGCTGAGCAACCCCTCGCTCGGGCTCACCGCGCTGGCCCGGATCAAGGACGTCCTGGACGACACCTCGCTCACTCCCGTCCCCGAGCCGGAGGGCCACCGGCTCTTTCCCGACATGGCGCGGGCCACCCACCGCCGTCCGGGCTGGGCGGCGTCACTGAGCATGGCCGACCGGCGGATCACCTATTACGAGGCCGGCAACGGCGAGAACCTGCGCGGCTGGCACACCGGGTCGGGGATGCTCTATTGGTGGGGTGACGCTTTTGCCAACGGCCAGTACAGCGACGCTTTCTGGCCCACCGTCGACCCGTACCGGCTACCCGGCACCACGGCCTCGCGCAAGGTACTCGCCGACGGGGCGGGCGGCGACTGGGGCATCTCGCTCCCCGATGTGAACTGGGTCGGCGGGGTCACGGACAAGAAGCGGGCCGCCGTGGGGCAGTACCTCAAGGGACTGTCCAGCACGCTGATGGCGAAGAAGTCGTGGTTCTTCCTCGACGACACCGTCGTGTGCCTGGGCGCGGGCATCCACGGCCGCGACGGCGCGGCCGTGGAGACGACCGTCGACAACCGCAATCTCGGGCCGACGGGCAACGCACCGTTCACCGTCGACGGCTCGGTGAAACCTCTCACGTTCCCCTGGTCGGCGACCCTGACCGGAGCCTCCTGGGCGCATCTCGCCGGTCATGGCGGCTACGTTTTCCCGGGCGGGGCCACCGTAAAGGCACTGCGGGAGGACCGGACGGGCCGCTGGCGCGACATCAACAGGGCGGGCTCCACGGATCCGGTCTCCCGGAAATACCTCACCCTCTGGTTCGACCACGGCCAGGACCCGTCGGACGCCACGTACGCGTACCAGCTCCTGCCCGGCGCGTCCGAACAGCGCACGGCGGCACGGGCAGCGGACAGCGGCTGGCTGCGGGTGCTCGCCAACACGGACGATCAGCAGGGGGTGGCGGTTGACCGGCTCGGGCTGACCGCCGTCAACTTCTGGTTCGGCGGGAGCGTCGGGCCGCTGGTGGCGGACGCCCCGTGCTCGGTGATGGTCACCGAGCACGCCGACGGAACGGCGACGGTCTGTGTGAGTGACCCCATGCGGATGCGGACGAGCCTGACGCTCACGTGGAACCGGGCCGTCGTCTCGGTCGTGTCGAAGCCGGCGACGGTGGCATCGGCGACCACGGGGGCGTCGCTGCGCCTGGTCTTCGGCGACCTCTCCGGGACGCGCGGCGCGACGCAGACGGTCAAGGTACGGCTGTCCTGA
- a CDS encoding DinB family protein → MTDDDRIAPPLLGSERETLRAFLDYQRETLAMKCAGLGDDELRERSMPPSTLSLLALVRHLAEVERAWFRRVFEDGTAPMVWSGKPFDFQAAYNANASTRAEAFAAWEAEVETSRRIEREAASLDLVGRQPRWEKEVSLRMVMVHVLLEYGRHNGHADLLREGVDGTVGV, encoded by the coding sequence ATGACGGACGACGACCGGATCGCGCCTCCCCTGCTGGGGAGCGAGCGCGAGACGCTGAGGGCCTTTCTCGACTACCAGCGGGAGACCCTCGCCATGAAGTGCGCGGGGCTGGGCGACGACGAGTTGCGCGAGCGGTCGATGCCGCCGTCCACCTTGTCCCTGCTGGCTCTGGTACGGCATCTGGCCGAAGTGGAACGCGCCTGGTTCCGGCGGGTTTTCGAGGACGGGACGGCCCCCATGGTGTGGTCCGGGAAGCCCTTCGACTTCCAGGCGGCGTACAACGCGAACGCCTCGACCCGGGCCGAGGCGTTCGCCGCCTGGGAGGCCGAGGTGGAGACCTCACGCCGTATCGAACGGGAGGCGGCCTCCCTTGACCTGGTGGGGCGTCAGCCGCGCTGGGAGAAGGAGGTCTCGCTGCGCATGGTCATGGTGCACGTCCTGCTGGAGTACGGCCGCCACAACGGTCACGCGGACCTGCTGCGGGAAGGGGTGGACGGCACGGTGGGGGTCTGA
- a CDS encoding transporter substrate-binding domain-containing protein: protein MTQQPASPALASTFAPGGALRASINLGNPILAHRDPASGEPAGVSVDLAREFGRRLGVPVELMAFERAALSVDAVRAERADIGFFAVDPARGEGLRFTAPYVLIEGAYLVPEASLVSENGQVDREGTRISVGAGSAYDLFLTREIRRAEIVRLEGAPRALAALRAGEVEVAAGIRQLLEAEAARAEGLRVLPGRFMVIRQAMGVPAGRGTAAQELLASFVEEMKTVGSVADALKRHGVEGAIVAPTG, encoded by the coding sequence ATGACTCAGCAGCCGGCGTCTCCCGCCCTCGCCTCCACGTTCGCGCCCGGCGGCGCCCTGCGTGCCTCGATCAACCTCGGCAATCCGATCCTGGCCCACCGGGATCCGGCGAGCGGCGAACCGGCCGGGGTCTCCGTCGACCTCGCGAGGGAGTTCGGGCGGCGGCTCGGGGTGCCCGTCGAGCTCATGGCCTTCGAGAGGGCCGCGCTGTCGGTCGACGCGGTGCGGGCCGAGCGGGCGGACATCGGATTCTTCGCGGTCGATCCCGCCCGGGGCGAGGGGCTGCGGTTCACCGCCCCGTACGTCCTCATCGAGGGCGCGTATCTGGTGCCGGAGGCGTCCTTGGTCTCCGAGAACGGCCAGGTGGACCGCGAGGGCACCCGGATCTCGGTCGGGGCCGGGTCCGCGTACGACCTCTTCCTCACCCGCGAGATCCGCCGGGCCGAGATCGTCCGGCTGGAAGGTGCCCCTCGCGCGCTCGCGGCCCTGCGGGCGGGTGAGGTCGAGGTGGCCGCCGGTATCCGGCAGTTGCTGGAGGCCGAGGCCGCGCGGGCCGAGGGGCTACGGGTGCTGCCGGGGCGGTTCATGGTGATCCGGCAGGCCATGGGGGTGCCGGCCGGGCGAGGGACGGCGGCGCAGGAGCTGCTGGCGTCGTTTGTGGAGGAGATGAAGACGGTCGGTTCTGTCGCCGACGCCCTGAAGCGGCATGGCGTGGAGGGCGCGATCGTGGCGCCGACGGGGTGA